The Anastrepha ludens isolate Willacy chromosome 2, idAnaLude1.1, whole genome shotgun sequence DNA window TTACAGACAAATATTTGGCATGAATGTTTGTGGACTGGCAGAGGAGACATCGCAGTAAATCTAGATTCCAAGGAGTTattagcaataacaacaaattacgATTACAGCGTAAAGTTCTGCGTGCCAACTTTTCTTGCACAGCAGCAATAAGGCATAACAACCAAACGATGACAAAAAGTACAACTATTACAGTAGGgcgaaaaaattttatgaagaatTGATATGTTTCCAACGGTGCTTCCACTGGCAACATGGTTAGATATTGAAAGAACTCGATTGGATAGATATACTCATGTAAATTCTCTTCTTTTTGAGGAGTCGATAAACTTGCGCCCACATCGATCGAACCATTATGCGCTGATTGCAATATCTCTCTCGAGGAGAAAGCACAATTTATAGATGAATTATATTCATCAGGTATTTGTAGCGAAAAGTTATACCTTTCAACGAATGTAGTTATGAAATAACCTATATATCCGGCTAAGTAAGTTTCACCATCTTCGCCCTTTGCAATTATCGTACTTGGCTCAATTTGCTCCACCAATATGCGTAAACTCTTTTTGGCCACATTTGTAAAACGTATCGGGTAGATGTGCGCTGTGGAACGCATGTCGTGAGTTTCCAGTTCGAATTCGGGAAATTGGTTAAAAGAATGATAGATGTGTGTGGTTGCGAAATCCCGATGTATGAGTACAATATCTATAAATTTGAGTTCCTcgcaatattggaaaaatttcacaatttccgATTCGGCACTAGATGCAAGATTACCGTTAAAAATAACCAAAGTTCGTCGCTTGCGTAGATGTTGTAGATCCTTCGCAAATTTGAGTACAAATTCCTTATCGGTGAAATTCTTCACACACACAATAGCTAACAGATAGCTGTTGCCTGTGCCACGCACATACACAGGATAGCTCGCGTTGACCTGAAGGAGTGGTAGCGCGAAATTCTCGGGTAACTGCTCATCCACACAATCCGCCGGCTTGTTCCTTAGtagaaaaaaaccgaaaaattcACTCTCCTCTTGCATACGCTCCATCAGCTCATGGAATCCACGCGTGAAATCTGTAGTATTTGCCAACATAGTGAAGAAGCGCTCGTAATTGACTGGATTCTTAGCAGCGCAAACACCAGAGCTCCAAGCGCACATACCGAAAAACACAAGCTCACGTAACATAGCGACGAAATAATTGTAAGAAATGGTTCTTTAAGACAATAGCTTGTTGCTTTTATATCCGAGATCGCTGCGACAATGTTTAgccaaatatttttcgttttttttttgtgatttttgtaaGTCAGAATCGAAAGCCTTAACCACGACAAATGATAACGATTTATTTGTCTATCACGTCATTACAGCCATGATGCATCACTTTTCACTATTGAAGAGCATTCACTTCTGGTCTTATCTGCGTCAAACAAGTCATTCAACACCGGGTATTGTATAACGATGAGTTCTGTTTTACAAATTCCGCGGCGGGTGTGCCGATTGCGCTTATGTGTTCCAAGCCAGCTGCTAATCCAAAAGTACTGTTTTCGATATCTACAGGCAAGCGAGACCATGAAAGTGTAACGGAAAGTAATTCTAAGTAGTGACATAGTCGTACAACCAGTCACTCGGAGGCGGTGGTTAATCATAAAAGTACTTATCATCAGAGGACAGTATGAAGCGGTTATCATTTATCATTACGCAACTCAAATACATAAGCAGAAGTTCGGTCtaattacactagtttacaacCAAAACTTAGTTTTGGAGATATCAcagatatataatatgtaagaaaccgtaattttcgaaaaaatgtctCATTTTGCAATCCTAATATATTTATCTATAAAAATTAAGGTATTTGGTTTAGTCATGTGGTTTTCGTGATATGACAAATTAACCGTTTAGAATCCGTTAACCGATCAAAACACATGGTATTTCAAATTAAAGGTATTTACATTTTCTATCACTCACCCATACTTggttttttccttaaaattaagatttttcaagatatttaaaaattttgtgctaACCGATCAAACTAAATATTATGTCAAACTGAAGGTATgataattacaataaattttctttatttcttctgtGCTTAGTTTTCGAATGAAgtgaaactttttcaaaatatttactaaattaaaatcttctaatttttattttttaatgaaaatatgtgAACATTTTCgagttattataaaaaatgtatataataaaTTCCTAATATctatattagaaaaactttaaagtacaaatgaaaaaatttaccgATAGATATGAAAGTTATTCGCATGGTAAGAAAataagtaatagaaaaaaaatttaatatatatataagggtcgcgtacaccctttttcggtgtttggccgagctgctcctcctatttggggcatgggtcttgatgttgttccacaaatgaagggacctactgttttaagccgactccgaaatacaaatggttttttatgagagcaTTTGTcatatacactcggagggttgccattgcctgtcgagggacgaccgctattagaacacactttttcttgaattttggtctttcaccgagatttaaACCTACCttgtctctgaattccgaatggcagtcacgcaccaacccattcggctacgacggctcccaaattttaattataaaaccacatattaataacatttttacaaaagtttttcAAGCAAAACTGAATACAGATATCAAAATTGAAGGACGAACTAACAATACCCATTGAAAGTTCTAAAATCCAAATAAGTGGTGGACTTTTAAAGTGagacttcttaggcgtcgatggacgagtgagaacggagagtaaaatttcaaggccatttccatatatgcaaatacgtttctttgaagttttcttttatttattttaaatttcaaagttgtatactatctagaaaatgcatacatatattgttcCCTGtagtaaaatgtaaattgaaaaaaatgtaggtcatggttgctgcaGTGCGTATACACATACTATGTAACACTAttagaattgaagatgcaattgcaCTTTTgcaaacataactaacataatatacatatgtatgtatatattgagtaACACTTACTTATATGCTCAATGAATTCTcgtctaaaattatttttgtaaattttgtctatttgtattctctgcaaatgttgtgtatttatttagatatatattctttctctctctccctctctcattctctcttgggtctctccctctttcttagtctttcttgaaagtttcacttctgttatgtgtaccacgctgcacgcactttttttatttatatctaaaattttcaattgttgtTTCAGTGTTTTCGAAAATCGGTTTCCATCATCATACATATAGACATAAAAGCCTTTTACCAattatttcaaaactatttgaaaacttGATCCACGATCGTCTTGACCCCATCATACAAGTGAAGAACATAATTCCTTCCAACTAGTTTGGATTCCGAAATAGGCACCCGACCATTCAACAAGTGCACCGAGTAACTAACAAAATCATTAATGAAATTGACAAGGAAAACTACTGCGTCGCAACTTATCGCAACGTAGC harbors:
- the LOC128865354 gene encoding uncharacterized protein LOC128865354 — translated: MLRELVFFGMCAWSSGVCAAKNPVNYERFFTMLANTTDFTRGFHELMERMQEESEFFGFFLLRNKPADCVDEQLPENFALPLLQVNASYPVYVRGTGNSYLLAIVCVKNFTDKEFVLKFAKDLQHLRKRRTLVIFNGNLASSAESEIVKFFQYCEELKFIDIVLIHRDFATTHIYHSFNQFPEFELETHDMRSTAHIYPIRFTNVAKKSLRILVEQIEPSTIIAKGEDGETYLAGYIGYFITTFVERYNFSLQIPDEYNSSINCAFSSREILQSAHNGSIDVGASLSTPQKEENLHEYIYPIEFFQYLTMLPVEAPLETYQFFIKFFRPTVIVVLFVIVWLLCLIAAVQEKLARRTLRCNRNLLLLLITPWNLDLLRCLLCQSTNIHAKYLSVSRRIIFILIFSLGGLLSNFFSTNLAKWLTVPPHEEFINKFSQAADRNIQIQIPESYIAELKFYRGEDFWNKYSHVFKVTKTVEEFQSNIRKMDSRYGYAMSSLAWSTIEERQKYFARPIFRLSESLYYTKGSLLSLPTSDNSIYKDLLSDFYLRTRENGLLSHWFKNTFFAMVMIGHINFEDLSQSQRHDVLTLKEFEWVWMAYGVGMVLSVLTFLVELLWRKFRRITKA